AGAACTTTTGACTGGGGGGATGATGATAATAGTCACACTAGGTATCCCCAGTGGAATGCCTTTTTCTGAGCTCCCTAATAGCTTGCTGTTTGAATGTATGACATTGAGCCTTTTGAATATGGTGAAAGAGGTAAGGTGGTGATCAGCTTGTATTTCCAGGATTAGCTTTGCTATAATAGTTTACATTTGTAATCATTTTAATATTATAGACAAAATATTGATGTGGTTTGAGAAGTCTGTCTAGGAAGAAGGTAATAGATTTAAGTCTTTTGCTATTAACAACATTTCAAATTGGTTATAAATAACTGAAGTATCAGGTATTAAGTTTGTTGCTTACAATCACAAACTAAAAACATCAGCAATGGTGTTGCCATTTTACTTTGAAAGAGGCTACCCTGTTATGCTGGATGGGCACCTAATCAGTGACTGTTTGTATGATGCAGCAGGGATAGAAAATCTCAATTGAACTTCCATGTAGTTTGCACTAAACTCTGCTCGACACATGCATATGGGTTCATACTTGCTTTATCATATAAATCTAGATAATTTCTCGCTTGGTAATTATTAACTATTTCTCAGAAGACAACTAAGTGACTATCACCTTGTCATTCATTGGGTAAATCTGAATAACCAATCTTTCCTACAGGGATTAATCAGTGAAGCTCAAGTAGACTCTTTCAACTTGCCATTTTATACTGTTTCTCCAGGGGAGATGACAAAGCTCATAGAAAGAAATGCTTGTTTCAGCATTGAGAGAATGGAGTTGACAGACCCTGCACCTTGGCTTGATGGTCCAGTTAATATGCGAGAATGGGTGGTTCATGTAAGAGCTGCAATGGAAGAATTGTTCAGCAAACACTTTGGAAGAGAAATTGTTGGTGAAATATTTGATCGGTTAATTAAAGAACTAACCGACCATTCTCACCAGCTGGAATCAAAATACAAGGAGAAAACTCTTCTTTTCATTGCTTTGAAGCGTAAAAGGTTCAGTTCGAAATCAACTTGATACTATCTGCTtagtttgtttgtttgttttttcCTGCATCTCTCTTTGATCTCTCTGTGGCCTTTCCTCTGCTGCCCCACCTGCTTTTCATCCATATTACTCATTTATGATGCAGAACATTTTGGTTTATGACATGTATGCCTAATTAAATGTTCTTGTCTGAGATGTAGCCTCACCTCTCTTATTTGGAAATCCTCTAAAAATTTTTATGGTGAATTTGTTTATGCCTACAGAGGATGATTTTGCTTTGTGCAGGTCAAGTCAAGGGTTTTAGGCGAGAGTTTTCAAGCCTGAACCTCACTAACTATATCTACATATCCatttaaagaaagaagaatgagCATTTGGGCCATAATAAGTAGTCCAATATCATTAATTCAATAGTAAATGCGAGACTATCTAAGAGTAAATGTAATGTTGGTCATCATGGAGAAAACATAGGAGAATAATGACGAATGATGCAGATGAAGGTAACGACTAACGAAGATGGCAACAATAGGGGTTCTAACTTCTTAAAGCTTACAGGAAATGAAAATTCCTGAGTTATTTGAAATATATACTACAGATTTACTATTCCCGTTCATCTACGTTTTGTTGAtttcttcttttaatttgttatatTGGTTAACAACTCACAGGAAATTCCTACAAAACTAATTTCTGACAAAATATAGACACAAAGGAAAATGAACAATCTAGCTAATTA
The Hevea brasiliensis isolate MT/VB/25A 57/8 chromosome 15, ASM3005281v1, whole genome shotgun sequence genome window above contains:
- the LOC110658648 gene encoding loganic acid O-methyltransferase isoform X3, giving the protein MFLQFNSSTTLEKTSKNSKAKMPKWETDSPAMVGGNGVYSYYRNSYYQGFASHMPEFQVFFNDQAMNDFNTLFTSLTQERQYFAAGVPGSFYDRLFPNSSLHFVHCSMSLHWLSKVPEELLDENSHAWNKGRVHYANAPNEVVNAYSSQFAKAMENFLNARSEELLTGGMMIIVTLGIPSGMPFSELPNSLLFECMTLSLLNMVKEGLISEAQVDSFNLPFYTVSPGEMTKLIERNACFSIERMELTDPAPWLDGPVNMREWVVHVRAAMEELFSKHFGREIVGEIFDRLIKELTDHSHQLESKYKEKTLLFIALKRKRSSQGF
- the LOC110658648 gene encoding loganic acid O-methyltransferase isoform X2, with protein sequence MSGCVQVKANEKTSKNSKAKMPKWETDSPAMVGGNGVYSYYRNSYYQGFASHMPEFQVFFNDQAMNDFNTLFTSLTQERQYFAAGVPGSFYDRLFPNSSLHFVHCSMSLHWLSKVPEELLDENSHAWNKGRVHYANAPNEVVNAYSSQFAKAMENFLNARSEELLTGGMMIIVTLGIPSGMPFSELPNSLLFECMTLSLLNMVKEGLISEAQVDSFNLPFYTVSPGEMTKLIERNACFSIERMELTDPAPWLDGPVNMREWVVHVRAAMEELFSKHFGREIVGEIFDRLIKELTDHSHQLESKYKEKTLLFIALKRKRFSSKST
- the LOC110658648 gene encoding loganic acid O-methyltransferase isoform X1; the protein is MFLQFNSSTTLEKTSKNSKAKMPKWETDSPAMVGGNGVYSYYRNSYYQGFASHMPEFQVFFNDQAMNDFNTLFTSLTQERQYFAAGVPGSFYDRLFPNSSLHFVHCSMSLHWLSKVPEELLDENSHAWNKGRVHYANAPNEVVNAYSSQFAKAMENFLNARSEELLTGGMMIIVTLGIPSGMPFSELPNSLLFECMTLSLLNMVKEGLISEAQVDSFNLPFYTVSPGEMTKLIERNACFSIERMELTDPAPWLDGPVNMREWVVHVRAAMEELFSKHFGREIVGEIFDRLIKELTDHSHQLESKYKEKTLLFIALKRKRFSSKST